One window from the genome of Glycine soja cultivar W05 chromosome 12, ASM419377v2, whole genome shotgun sequence encodes:
- the LOC114377965 gene encoding RHOMBOID-like protein 13, translating into MRTFSFAFKKGFWEMGKPLFYEILEKPATSCIIGICSMIWFYIQKKNIGYSHVGLSYETAVEGHHWRIITSAFSHISVIHLVFNMSALWSLGVVEQLGHLGLGVEYYLQYTLVLVVLSGVLVLAMYHLLIQRFKLEYFRRVTAVGYSCVVFGWMTILSVKQPSSKLDLFGFLSLPISFAPFESLIFTSIIVPQASFLGHLSGIVVGYAIAWGLIHGMSNYWALSLLGWIALVFVLSLKRSGAVDLNFLEIESVTDPSLPSVRFLASNSGRTLQMSALPNGNVEIV; encoded by the exons ATGCGCACTTTTTCATTTG CATTTAAGAAGGGGTTTTGGGAAATGGGGAAGCCTTTGTTTTATGAGATCTTGGAAAAACCTGCCACAAGTTGCATCATAGGAATATGCAGCATGATTTGGTTCTACATACAGAAGAAAAATATTGGGTATTCACATGTGGGTCTGAGTTATGAGACCGCTGTAGAAGGGCATCATTGGAGGATAATTACTTCTGCTTTTTCTCATATTAGTGTTATTCATCTTGTTTTTAATATGAGTGCACTTTGGAGTCTTGGGGTGGTAGAGCAGCTTGGTCACTTGGGCCTTGGTGTTGAGTACTACTTGCAGTACACACTTGTGTTGGTTGTTCTATCAGGAGTGCTGGTTCTTGCAATGTATCATTTGTTGATTCAAAGGTTCAAGCTTGAGTATTTTCGTCGAGTGACGGCTGTTGGGTATTCCTGTGTTGTTTTTGGGTGGATGACAATTCTTTCTGTGAAGCAACCATCTTCCAAGTTGGATCTCTTtggttttctttctcttcctatCAGTTTTGCGCCGTTTGAATCGCTTATTTTCACTTCGATCATTGTTCCTCAGGCGAGTTTTCTTGGCCATTTATCGGGCATTGTTGTTGGATATGCTATAGCATGGGGTTTGATTCATGGGATGAGCAATTACTGGGCACTTTCCTTGTTGGGATGGATTGCGCTTGTCTTTGTTTTGAGTTTGAAGAGATCTGGTGCCGTTGACCTAAACTTTCTTGAGATTGAATCTGTTACAGATCCTTCCCTACCATCTGTGCGGTTTTTGGCATCAAACAGTGGCAGAACACTGCAGATGAGTGCGTTGCCAAATGGAAATGTTGAAATTGTCTAA
- the LOC114378335 gene encoding fructokinase-2-like encodes MASTNALPPTGNGLIVSFGEMLIDFVPTVSGVSLAEAPGFLKAPGGAPANVAIAVARLGGKAAFVGKLGDDEFGHMLAGILKENDVRSDGINFDKGARTALAFVTLRADGEREFMFYRNPSADMLLTPEDLNLELIRSAKVFHYGSISLIVEPCRSAHLKAMEVAREAGCLLSYDPNLRLPLWPSAEEARQQILSIWDKADVIKVSDVELEFLTGSDKIDDASALSLWHPNLKLLLVTLGEHGSRYYTKNFRGSVEAFHVNTVDTTGAGDSFVGALLSKIVDDQSILEDEARLREVLKFTNACGAITTTKKGAIPALPTEADALKLIKEA; translated from the exons ATGGCTTCCACTAATGCTCTTCCTCCCACCGGCAACGGCCTCATCGTGAGCTTCGGCGAGATGCTCATCGACTTCGTTCCCACCGTCTCCGGGGTGTCCCTCGCGGAGGCTCCGGGATTCCTCAAGGCCCCCGGCGGCGCCCCCGCCAACGTTGCCATCGCCGTCGCGAGACTCGGCGGCAAAGCGGCGTTCGTCGGGAAGCTCGGCGACGACGAGTTCGGGCACATGCTGGCCGGAATCCTGAAGGAGAACGACGTGCGATCCGACGGGATCAACTTCGACAAGGGCGCGCGCACCGCGCTGGCGTTCGTGACCCTACGCGCCGACGGGGAGCGTGAGTTCATGTTCTACAGAAACCCCAGTGCCGACATGCTCCTCACGCCCGAAGATCTCAATCTCGAACTCATCAGATCC GCAAAAGTATTCCATTATGGATCGATAAGCTTGATCGTGGAGCCATGCAGATCAGCACACTTGAAGGCAATGGAAGTTGCCAGGGAAGCAGGGTGCTTGCTCTCTTATGACCCAAACTTGCGGCTACCCTTGTGGCCCTCGGCCGAGGAAGCACGGCAGCAAATACTTAGCATATGGGACAAGGCTGATGTGATCAAGGTCAGTGATGTGGAACTGGAATTCCTAACTGGAAGTGACAAAATTGATGATGCATCGGCTCTCTCCCTGTGGCATCCCAATTTAAAGTTGCTTCTTGTCACTCTTGGAGAACATGGTTCTAGGTACTATACCAAG AATTTCCGTGGATCAGTGGAGGCTTTTCATGTCAACACAGTTGACACAACTGGCGCTGGTGATTCCTTTGTTGGTGCACTATTAAGCAAGATTGTCGATGATCAATCCATACTTGAA GATGAAGCAAGGTTAAGGGAAGTACTCAAGTTTACAAATGCGTGTGGGGCAATTACAACTACTAAAAAGGGAGCAATTCCTGCTCTTCCCACAGAGGCTGATGCCCTCAAGCTGATCAAAGAGGCATAG
- the LOC114379405 gene encoding F-box protein SKIP16-like: MGLESVGDLAINVILKKLGAQDIARVACVSKRFSSSASDDTLWINLCFNELALTQPLDHLGNPLSSFKECYLAWRGAFVMYPWSLVKRVKRCWDRIKTWLTNHFPEAEATLCKGATEADIQELENVLKVKLPLPTRILYRFHNGQEFAKADPETSTFGRSLGLIGGYSFYGHLVNVYLLPICQIILETQQTRRRLSFLRRSKYVLVAASSTYSRKLFFLNCTNGQLYVGTRSPLTERDIIPCVPHDLISLHQELNSSEQQDAMLLWLEEHGRRLEHGFIKLHDEGNGKSINLFPEEPHICSTAVTNGVKVRASALVIPELMDLQDDLGEYLFAYSIRLSLEPQGCIINGMSFSSCQLHWRHWIIRANDIVISDVNGKAVIGQFPLLRPGAQEFVYQSCTPLPTPSGSIEGSFTFIPGRLADPKGDPFLATVARFPLQLPDYIF; encoded by the exons ATGGGGTTGGAATCGGTGGGAGATTTAGCGATTAACGTGATTCTGAAAAAATTAGGAGCCCAAGACATTGCGAGAGTGGCGTGTGTGAGCAAAAGGTTCAGTTCTTCCGCTTCCGATGACACTCTTTGGATCAATCTCTGCTTCAATGAACTCGCTTTGACACAACCCCTCGATCATCTCGGAAACCCTCTCTCTTCCTTCAAG GAATGCTATCTAGCATGGAGAGGAGCTTTTGTTATGTACCCTTGGTCTCTTGTTAAGCGTGTAAAAAGGTGCTGGGATAGAATAAAAACCTGGTTGACCAATCATTTTCCTGAAGCGGAGGCCACTCTTTGTAAAGGTGCAACTGAAGCTGACATTCAGGAGTTGGAGAATGTATTAAAGGTGAAATTGCCTCTTCCTACAAGGATCCTTTATCGCTTTCACAATGGGCAAGAATTTGCAAAGGCAGATCCAGAAACTAGTACATTTGGCAGATCTTTGGGTCTAATTGGTGGCTACTCCTTCTATGGTCATTTGGTGAATgtttatctattacctatatgtCAGATAATCCTAGAAACTCAGCAAACTAGGCGTCGCTTGAGCTTTTTAAGAAGATCAAAGTATGTTCTTGTGGCTGCTTCATCCACATACAGTAGAAAGTTGTTTTTCCTCAACTGTACCAATGGTCAACTATATGTCGGGACCAGGTCTCCTCTTACCGAAAGAGACATAATCCCTTGTGTACCTCATGACCTGATTAGTTTACATCAGGAATTGAATAGTTCAGAGCAACAAGATGCCATGCTACTGTGGTTAGAAGAACATGGTCGCCGTTTAGAACACGGCTTTatcaaacttcatgatgaaggAAATGGCAAAAGCATTAATCTTTTCCCAGAAGAACCCCATATTTGTTCAACGGCTGTTACTAATGGTGTGAAG GTTCGCGCTTCTGCACTGGTTATCCCTGAGTTGATGGATCTTCAAGATGACCTTGGAGAGTACTTATTTGCTTATTCAATCCGCTTGTCCCTTGAACCTCAAGGATGCATTATTAATGGAATGTCCTTCAGCTCTTGCCAGCTCCATTGGAGGCACTGGATCATCCGTGCTAATGATATTGTTATATCTGATGTCAATGGAAAAGCTGTTATAGGACAG TTTCCACTTTTGCGTCCGGGTGCTCAAGAATTTGTTTATCAGAGTTGCACGCCTCTACCAACACCATCAGGTTCTATTGAAGGTTCTTTTACATTTATACCCGGCAG ATTGGCAGACCCAAAAGGAGACCCTTTTCTAGCTACAGTGGCTCGTTTCCCGCTCCAGCTGCCAGACtatatattctga
- the LOC114379786 gene encoding B-box zinc finger protein 24-like translates to MKIQCDVCEKAPATVICCADEAALCAKCDVEVHAANKLASKHQRLLLQSLSNKLPRCDICQDKPAFIFCVEDRALFCKDCDEPIHLASSLSANHQRFLATGIRVALGSNCTKGNEKGHVEPSKPKAQEVPAKIPSQQVPSFTSSWAVDDLLELTDFESPDKVQKQSLEFGELEWLADVGLFGEQFPHEALAAAEVPQLPMTSSVGSHKAPKSLLSYKKPRIEVLDEDDDEHFTVPDLG, encoded by the exons ATGAAAATTCAGTGCGATGTGTGTGAGAAAGCCCCGGCAACCGTGATTTGCTGCGCAGATGAGGCAGCTTTGTGTGCCAAATGTGACGTTGAAGTTCATGCTGCAAACAAGCTTGCAAGCAAGCACCAGAGGCTTCTCCTTCAATCTTTATCTAACAAGCTTCCCAGATGTGACATATGTCAA GATAAGCCAGCTTTCATATTTTGTGTTGAGGACAGAGCACTCTTCTGTAAAGACTGTGATGAACCTATTCATTTAGCCAGTAGCCTTTCTGCAAACCACCAGCGCTTCCTTGCTACTGGTATCCGGGTGGCTTTGGGTTCTAATTGCACCAAAGGCAATGAAAAAGGTCACGTGGAACCATCTAAACCAAAAGCACAAGAAGTTCCTGCGAAAATTCCTTCTCAGCAAGTGCCTAGCTTCACATCCTCTTGGGCAGTTGATGACTTGTTGGAATTAACAGACTTTGAATCACCAGACAAA gttcaGAAGCAATCCCTTGAGTTTGGAGAACTTGAATGGCTAGCAGATGTAGGCCTTTTTGGTGAACAGTTTCCTCATGAAGCTTTAGCGGCGGCTGAAGTTCCTCAGCTTCCAATGACTAGCAGTGTTGGCTCACACAAAGCCCCCAAATCCTTGTTGTCTTACAAAAAGCCTAGGATTGAAgtcctagatgaagatgatgatgagcACTTCACCGTACCAGATCTCGGATAA
- the LOC114377908 gene encoding probable transcription factor PosF21, protein MRKEEKRGALQRWGTWNGISDPFCVLNLILYCYRLQIWWAMDRDNKSPPPSSLYVKSSSSSFSHDDISAMPENPPKNRGHRRAHSEIITLPDDLSFDADLLPDDDNDLLSLYLQFDQLDSSSLPPPPPPPPPHNNINERSTRVRHQHSHSMDGSIHPEMLLSAAASAADDVSGGIDTKKAMSADKLAELALVDPKRAKRIWANRQSAARSKERKMRYISELERKVQTLQTEATSLSAQLTLLQRDTHGMTAENSELKLRLQTMEQQVHLQDALNDALKEEIQHLKALTGQVMPNGGPVNFASFGGGQQFYPNNQAMHTLLAAQKFQQLQIHSQKQQLHQLQQQQQFQHQLQQQQQFHQQQQQLQLQQQLQQQQQQQQQQQQQQQQTAATGTVTSTNGGHE, encoded by the exons AtgagaaaagaggaaaagagagGAGCATTGCAGAGGTGGGGAACCTGGAATGGAATCTCTGAtccattttgtgtgttgaatttgattttgtatTGTTATAGATTACAGATTTGGTGGGCAATGGATAGGGACAACAAATCTCCTCCACCTTCTTCTCTTTAtgtgaaatcatcatcttcatccttCAGCCACGACGACATAAGCGCCATGCCGGAGAATCCACCCAAGAACAGAGGCCACAGGCGCGCCCATTCCGAGATTATAACCCTACCGGACGACCTATCCTTCGACGCTGATCTCCTCCCCGACGACGACAACGACTTGCTCTCCCTCTACCTCCAATTCGATCAGCTCGATTCCTcttctcttcctcctcctcctcctcctcctcctcctcacaACAACATTAATGAAAGGTCAACTAGGGTTAGACACCAACACAGCCACTCCATGGATGGCTCCATCCACCCGGAGATGCTGCTCTCCGCCGCCGCCTCCGCCGCCGATGACGTCTCCGGTGGCATCGACACCAAAAAGGCTATGTCTGCTGACAAGCTTGCTGAGCTTGCCTTAGTTGATCCCAAGCGGGCTAAGAG GATATGGGCAAATAGACAGTCTGCTGCAAGATCAAAAGAAAGGAAGATGCGTTACATTTCCGAGCTTGAAAGGAAAGTGCAGACATTGCAAACTGAAGCAACATCCTTGTCTGCACAATTAACTCTTTTGCAG AGAGATACACATGGAATGACTGCTGAGAACAGTGAGTTGAAGTTGCGATTGCAAACCATGGAGCAACAGGTCCACTTGCAAGATG CATTAAATGATgcattaaaagaagaaattcaGCATTTGAAAGCACTGACTGGACAAGTTATGCCGAATGGAGGACCGGTTAATTTTGCTTCATTTGGTGGGGGGCAACAATTCTATCCCAACAATCAGGCTATGCACACTCTTTTAGCTGCACAAAAGTTTCAACAACTTCAAATTCATTCCCAAAAGCAGCAGCTGCATCAACTTCAGCAGCAACAGCAATTTCAGCATCAACTTCAGCAGCAACAACAGTTTCaccagcagcaacaacagctGCAACTGCAACAACAGctgcagcagcagcaacagcaacaacaacagcagcagcaacagcaacaacaaacaGCAGCAACAGGAACAGTAACATCAACAAACGGGGGACATGAATAG
- the LOC114379686 gene encoding protein ENHANCED DISEASE RESISTANCE 2-like: MAGPDDPKKSEWIDRIKSEGSIPLLDPDNCSNGWASPPGAAFKIRGPEYLTTKAKIPAGDYLLKPLGFDWIKSSVKMGEILKHSNSRVRKVIDNEFPAGDKPFVWAFNIQLPTKDNYSAVAYFTNKEPIAEGSLMDKFLKGDDAFRNSRLKMIANIVNGPWIVRKAVGEQAICIIGRALFCKYCVAENFIEVDIDIGSSMVATAIVHLAFGYVTTLTVDLAFLIESQTESELPEKLLGAFRFSNLNPASARQIDPSSVLSTGGLQKSLSKRLWKSIGQILLPGSKEDDSTSGSQNTKIVDHKNSSTDFKK, translated from the exons ATGGCCGGCCCTGATGATCCAAAGAAATCTGAATGGATAGATAGAATAAAATCTGAAGGATCCATTCCACTCCTTGATCCAGATAACTGTTCAAATGGTTGGGCTTCACCTCCTGGAGCTGCATTCAAGATTAGAGGTCCTGAGTATTTAACAACAAAGGCTAAGATTCCTGCTGGTGATTATCTGCTCAAGCCTCTTGGATTTGATTGGATTAAAAGTTCAGTGAAAATGGGTGAGATATTGAAGCATTCGAATAGCCGGGTTAGGAAGGTCATTGATAATGAGTTTCCAGCTGGTGATAAACCTTTTGTCTGGGCATTCAATATTCAACTCCCAACCAAGGATAACTACAGTGCGGTGGCATATTTTACAAACAAAGAGCCTATTGCTGAGGGGTCACTAATGGACAAGTTCTTGAAAGGTGATGATGCTTTCAGAAACTCAAGGCTTAAGATGATTGCCAACATTGTCAATGGTCCTTGGATTGTGAGAAAAGCAGTTGGAGAGCAAGCGATATGCATAATTGGGCGTGCCCTTTTCTGTAAATACTGTGTGGCAGAGAATTTCATAGAAGTAGATATTGATATTGGATCTTCCATGGTGGCAACTGCTATAGTTCATTTGGCATTTGGTTATGTGACAACTTTGACTGTTGATCTGGCTTTCCTTATTGAGAGCCAAACTGAGTCAGAGCTTCCAGAAAAACTCTTAGGTGCATTCAGATTTTCTAACCTCAATCCTGCTTCAGCTAGACAAATTGACCCATCATCTGTTTTGAGCACTGGTGGTTTACAAAAATCCTTATCTAAAAGATTGTGGAAGTCAATAGGGCAGATTCTTCTTCCTGGTTCTAAAGAGGATGACTCCACTTCTGGTTcacaaaatactaaaattgtAGATCACAAAAACAGTTCGACTGACTTCAAGAAATG A